One sulfur-oxidizing endosymbiont of Gigantopelta aegis genomic region harbors:
- a CDS encoding transglycosylase SLT domain-containing protein yields the protein MSSSVFANNTPTIDLTDHYKKQRSLFLKAETALKKQQHSRYKKYYQQLDGYPLQAYLKYKEYRNKLSRLNEKQVLQFFKDYKNTPYEGWLRTAWLDKQAKREQWQQYLNAYTPQKSTQRQCHQVNALLKTGHKTQAYKLIPNLWLVGESQPRSCDPIFKAFKQAGKMTPELLWGRINIAMQKGRTSLASYLARSLNKSDQAWVKEWGKIYRQPAQVLKSRLLAQTPASKQKQLLRSTIQVQAVERMARRQAKAAIKLLSALEKKHQFSSSEQDQMYRAIGMKLAYKHGDNAWFWLDKISDNNSDETVRQWRARSAIREGIWPAITSSINRMTEEEQKSFRWQYWLAAGKEQRGDKKAAQADWSELAQNRSYYGFLAADKMAMPYEFHNTPLATTNKSLQRIATHPGIQRAREFYLLGRTIEARREWYYTTRKQMPNDDRAIAAKVAQHWGWHNRAIITMAHTKERNDIDLRFPILQKERVIKYSHKHKLQPAYTLAVIRRESAFATDARSRVGALGLMQIMPATGKVIARKLKVKFNSKNQLLSPETNVKFGTKYLNMMLKKFYKQPALASAAYNAGGHRVRAWLPDGQDMKADRWIESIPFKETREYVSSILAYTAIYEQRLDLPQTRLSAVMPDVPKKKK from the coding sequence ATGTCATCTTCAGTATTTGCTAATAACACCCCGACAATTGATCTCACTGATCACTATAAAAAACAGCGTAGCCTCTTTCTAAAGGCCGAAACCGCCCTAAAAAAACAACAGCATAGTCGCTATAAAAAATACTATCAGCAACTTGATGGCTACCCGTTACAGGCATATTTAAAATACAAAGAATACCGTAATAAATTATCCCGTTTAAACGAAAAACAAGTACTACAATTTTTTAAAGACTATAAAAATACACCTTATGAAGGCTGGCTACGCACTGCCTGGCTGGATAAACAGGCCAAACGTGAACAATGGCAGCAATACCTCAATGCCTATACGCCACAAAAATCAACCCAGCGACAATGCCATCAAGTCAATGCCTTACTTAAAACAGGCCATAAAACCCAGGCCTACAAATTAATCCCAAACCTCTGGCTAGTGGGTGAATCACAGCCCCGCAGTTGTGACCCAATTTTTAAAGCCTTTAAGCAAGCGGGAAAAATGACGCCTGAGCTGCTCTGGGGACGCATTAATATCGCCATGCAAAAAGGCCGTACCAGCCTAGCCTCTTATCTGGCGCGCTCATTGAACAAGTCCGATCAAGCCTGGGTCAAAGAATGGGGTAAAATATACCGTCAGCCCGCACAGGTACTTAAAAGCCGACTATTAGCTCAAACACCGGCCTCTAAACAGAAGCAATTATTGAGAAGCACTATTCAGGTTCAGGCTGTGGAACGTATGGCACGCAGACAGGCCAAAGCGGCAATAAAACTTTTATCTGCTTTGGAAAAAAAGCATCAATTTTCATCCTCTGAACAAGATCAAATGTACCGCGCCATTGGCATGAAACTGGCCTATAAACATGGTGATAATGCTTGGTTCTGGCTAGATAAAATCAGTGATAATAATAGTGACGAGACGGTGCGCCAATGGCGTGCGCGTAGCGCTATTCGCGAGGGCATCTGGCCAGCCATTACCAGCTCAATTAATCGCATGACCGAAGAAGAACAAAAAAGTTTTCGCTGGCAATATTGGCTAGCGGCAGGCAAAGAACAGCGTGGTGATAAAAAAGCCGCCCAAGCTGACTGGTCTGAATTAGCTCAAAACCGCAGTTATTATGGCTTTTTAGCCGCCGATAAAATGGCTATGCCCTATGAATTTCATAATACTCCACTCGCCACCACAAATAAATCATTACAACGTATAGCCACTCATCCTGGAATTCAACGCGCCCGTGAATTTTATCTCTTAGGTCGTACCATTGAAGCCCGACGGGAATGGTATTACACCACTCGCAAGCAAATGCCCAATGATGACCGCGCCATTGCCGCCAAAGTTGCCCAGCACTGGGGCTGGCATAACCGTGCTATTATCACCATGGCACACACCAAAGAGCGCAATGATATCGACTTACGCTTTCCGATTTTGCAAAAAGAACGGGTAATAAAATACTCCCATAAACATAAGCTGCAACCTGCCTATACACTGGCCGTTATTCGCCGTGAAAGTGCCTTTGCAACGGATGCACGCTCCCGTGTAGGCGCATTAGGTTTGATGCAAATCATGCCCGCCACTGGCAAAGTCATTGCACGTAAATTGAAAGTGAAATTTAATAGCAAAAATCAATTGCTCAGCCCAGAAACAAACGTCAAATTTGGCACCAAATACCTCAATATGATGTTAAAGAAGTTTTACAAACAACCGGCACTGGCCAGTGCCGCCTATAATGCGGGCGGTCATCGAGTCAGAGCTTGGTTGCCTGATGGACAGGACATGAAAGCTGATCGCTGGATTGAGAGCATTCCTTTTAAAGAAACTCGTGAATATGTCAGCAGCATTCTGGCTTATACCGCTATTTATGAACAACGTCTGGATCTACCACAAACGCGATTAAGCGCGGTAATGCCGGATGTCCCTAAGAAGAAAAAATAA
- a CDS encoding thymidylate synthase: MKQYLELCQRIVDDGVWVNNERTGKRCLTVINADLTYDVAGLKFPLVTTRKSFWKSAIAEIIGYIRGYDNAADFRKIGTKTWDANANENPDWLANPYRKGIDDCGLIYGKIGRNFPKPDGGSVDILRQIVDNLSKGIDNRGEIYTFYHPGAFHMACLRPCMYSHHFSLLDGTLYLNSTQRSCDVPLGLNFNMVQVYVFLALMAQITGNKAGQAYHKIVNAHIYEDQLDLMRDVQLKREPFPAPQLKINPDIKSLNDLETWVTMDDFEVTGYEHHEAIKYPFSV, from the coding sequence ATGAAGCAATACCTTGAACTATGCCAGAGAATCGTTGATGACGGGGTTTGGGTAAACAATGAGAGAACGGGAAAACGTTGTCTCACGGTCATTAATGCTGACCTTACTTATGATGTAGCCGGTCTTAAATTTCCCTTAGTCACCACCAGAAAGAGTTTCTGGAAATCTGCTATTGCGGAGATTATTGGCTATATTCGTGGTTATGACAATGCCGCTGATTTTCGCAAAATCGGCACTAAGACCTGGGATGCCAATGCCAATGAAAATCCTGACTGGCTTGCAAATCCTTACCGTAAAGGGATAGATGATTGTGGTTTGATTTATGGCAAAATTGGCCGTAATTTCCCCAAGCCTGATGGGGGTAGTGTGGATATTTTGCGGCAAATTGTTGATAACTTATCCAAGGGCATCGATAATCGTGGTGAAATCTATACCTTTTATCATCCCGGCGCATTTCACATGGCTTGCTTACGTCCCTGTATGTACAGCCACCATTTTTCATTGCTGGATGGCACACTTTATCTCAATAGTACCCAACGATCATGTGACGTACCCTTGGGACTCAACTTCAATATGGTGCAAGTCTACGTATTTTTAGCCTTAATGGCACAAATCACCGGCAATAAAGCAGGCCAAGCCTATCATAAAATTGTTAATGCCCACATTTATGAAGACCAATTAGATTTAATGCGTGATGTGCAGTTAAAACGTGAGCCCTTCCCTGCGCCACAACTGAAAATCAATCCGGATATCAAGTCACTAAATGATCTGGAAACTTGGGTAACAATGGATGATTTTGAAGTTACTGGCTATGAACATCACGAGGCAATTAAATATCCTTTTTCTGTTTAG